The genomic region GGTTTTTGCCCAGGGACAGATGGAGGCGCGACTTGAAACCGACAAAGCGGTGTACGAATACGGCGAGCCGATTGAGATCCGATACATGATCACTAACAACACGGATTCCCTCGTCACACTCCTCGCGTCATCGAGTTGCCAGGGGATTTTGAGGTTCGATGATTTCCTATCCACCGAAAACGCGACATGGACAACAGACGACCTGCTGATATACTTCCCTCCCGGTGGTTCGAATCGAACATGGACCTGGATTATCGATCCGAAGACAATCGGACTTCCCAAACAAGACGGTACGCAGAAAATAATCGCTCAATGGGGTTTTAGGGGGCGATTTGCCGATTCACTTACTGTTGAAGCTCCTCAATATCTTGGTGGCATTCTCCACGTCGAGTTTGCTACGAACGCCCCGGAAGACAGCCTGGATGCCATGCGGAATCAGCTTCAGGCGACCGTGCTGGAGAGCAGAACTTCACCATTCGACCAGATAACCGTAGAGAAGTGGGAGATAGAAGGAATCACGCTTGAAGAGGCAACCATACGGTTCGAATCGGCATCGTTTCTACACACCGTGTTTCCGTATCGAGCCCTCAGTTTTCATTCGGTTGTAGCCATAACACCGCATACTCCAAACACTATCGCTTTACAATCGACGCATCCCTACCCCAACCCCTTCACCTATCGGACCACCTTCGACCTCACGCCGAACACCGCCGGCCCCATCCGGGCCGTGTTGTACGACCTCCTCGGGCGCGAGCGGGGGGTGTTGTTCGAGGGCTACCTGCCGGCCGGCGCCGCGCAGTCGGTGACGATCGAGGCCGGCGACCTGCCGGCGGGGGTGTATGTGTACCGGGTGGAGGCGGCCGGCGGGGTGGTTGCCGGGAAGGTGGTGCTGAGGCGGTAGGGCCGCGATACATCGTGGCCAAGCCTGTTCGTATATTCCGGCGTCCAAACCCCAAGAACCCATGCCCACCCTCGTCCAACGCAACCTCTTCGAGCCGGCCATTTACCGGGAATTCCTCGCCCGAGTCGAAAAAATCACTCCGGAGACGCAGCCCCAATGGGGCAAGATGAACGCTGCCCAGATGATGGCGCACTGCGCCGAGATCCAGGAGGTGATGAACGGGAAGGAGCTCAAAAACACCCCCTTTTTTGTGAAGCTCCTGAAAGGGGTGATCCGAAAGGCCGTCACCAACCTCACCCCTTACCCCCGGAATTCTCGCACCCATCCCCAGTACATTGTCGCCGACGCGCGGGACTTTGCCCGCGAAAAAGCCCGCTTCCTCGCGGCGCTGGATGCGATGATCTCCGCCGGCCCCGAAAAAGCCAGTCAGATCCCCCACTCGTTCTTCGGTCCCATGACCGCCGAGGAAAAAGGATGGGGGATGTATAAACACCACGACCACCACCTCACGCAATTCGGGGTGTGACGGGGATTTCACGCCAGCAGCCCCTCCACCACCTTCCCGTGTACATCGGTCAGGCGGTAGCGCCGGCCCTGGTGTTTGTAGGTCAGCCGCTCGTGGTCGATGCCGAGGAGGTGGAGGAGCGTCGCCTGGAAGTCGTGCACATGGACCGGGTTTTCGACGACGTTGTACCCGAACTCGTCCGTCTGCCCGTAGCTGATGCCCGGCTTTACGCCCCCGCCGGCCATCCACACCGAAAAACACCGCGGATGGTGGTCACGGCCGTAGTCCTCGGGGGTGAGCCGGCCCTGGCAGTAGTTCGTCCGCCCGAACTCGCCGCCCCAGACGACGAGGGTGTCGTCGAGCATGCCGCGCTGCTTGAGGTCGATGATGAGGGCCGCGGATGCCTGGTCGGTCTGTTTGGCCTCGCGGGTGATGCCGCCGGGGAGGCCGCCGTGGTGGTCCCAATCCTGGTGGTAGAGCTGGATAAACTTGACGCCGCGTTCGGCGAGCCGGCGGGCGAGCAGGCAGTTGGCCGCGAAGGTGCCCCGGTCGCGGGAATCCGGCCCGTAGAGGTCGAACACGTGGTCCGGCTCGTCGGACGTGTCCATGATGTCCGGCACGGAGGTCTGCATCCGGTAGGCCATCTCGTACTGGGAGATGCGGGACTCGATCTCGGGGTCGCCGACGGTCTCCATCCGAATCTGGTGCAGTTCGTTGAGGCGGTCGAGCAGCTTGCGCCGGCCGCCCTCGCTCACGCCATCCGGATTATTGAGGAACAGCACCGGGTCGTTTCCCGAGCGGAA from Rhodothermales bacterium harbors:
- a CDS encoding DUF1569 domain-containing protein, whose translation is MPTLVQRNLFEPAIYREFLARVEKITPETQPQWGKMNAAQMMAHCAEIQEVMNGKELKNTPFFVKLLKGVIRKAVTNLTPYPRNSRTHPQYIVADARDFAREKARFLAALDAMISAGPEKASQIPHSFFGPMTAEEKGWGMYKHHDHHLTQFGV
- a CDS encoding DUF1501 domain-containing protein, with the translated sequence MSHCHHFEKYPSRRDFLARTAMGLGAAAFGALLNPMRALAGPDDPHGVLGGYHIPPRAKRIIYLFQSGGPSQMELFDYKPKLNEMQGEELPASVRMGQRLTGMSGFQNKLPLAGSRFAFSQHGDSGAWVSELLPYTAKVADELCFVKSMQTDAINHDPAITFFQTGSQIAGRPSFGSWLSYGLGTENENLPSFCVLITKNKGGQPLYSRLWGNGFLPSSHQGIQFRSGNDPVLFLNNPDGVSEGGRRKLLDRLNELHQIRMETVGDPEIESRISQYEMAYRMQTSVPDIMDTSDEPDHVFDLYGPDSRDRGTFAANCLLARRLAERGVKFIQLYHQDWDHHGGLPGGITREAKQTDQASAALIIDLKQRGMLDDTLVVWGGEFGRTNYCQGRLTPEDYGRDHHPRCFSVWMAGGGVKPGISYGQTDEFGYNVVENPVHVHDFQATLLHLLGIDHERLTYKHQGRRYRLTDVHGKVVEGLLA
- a CDS encoding T9SS type A sorting domain-containing protein produces the protein MRLSIIIIGLALLSHSAQVFAQGQMEARLETDKAVYEYGEPIEIRYMITNNTDSLVTLLASSSCQGILRFDDFLSTENATWTTDDLLIYFPPGGSNRTWTWIIDPKTIGLPKQDGTQKIIAQWGFRGRFADSLTVEAPQYLGGILHVEFATNAPEDSLDAMRNQLQATVLESRTSPFDQITVEKWEIEGITLEEATIRFESASFLHTVFPYRALSFHSVVAITPHTPNTIALQSTHPYPNPFTYRTTFDLTPNTAGPIRAVLYDLLGRERGVLFEGYLPAGAAQSVTIEAGDLPAGVYVYRVEAAGGVVAGKVVLRR